In one window of bacterium DNA:
- a CDS encoding ubiquinone/menaquinone biosynthesis methyltransferase, producing the protein MSEQVQKIFDNIAPRYDLLNGLLSLKSDRLWRKAAVRVISAPEYRNVLDLCAGTLALTKTLLEANPDARVTAVDFSEPMLRKGWENLPKAMQSSVGPMVADAMKLNLPARSFDAVMCAYGMRNIDDNELVLKKLSGLLRRGGKLVILEFFRPEGLINKIFNATYAQFVIPVIGHLVSGHPEAYRYLRDSVRHYYTPTAYRELLKHTGFRNVSVRALTGGVTHLVSAEAS; encoded by the coding sequence AACGGCCTCCTCTCGCTCAAGTCGGACCGGCTCTGGCGGAAGGCCGCCGTCCGGGTGATCTCGGCCCCCGAATACCGGAACGTCCTGGATTTGTGCGCCGGGACCCTGGCCCTCACGAAGACCCTCCTGGAGGCCAATCCCGACGCACGGGTGACCGCGGTCGACTTTTCGGAGCCCATGCTCCGCAAGGGTTGGGAGAACCTGCCCAAGGCCATGCAGTCCTCGGTCGGGCCGATGGTCGCCGACGCCATGAAGCTCAATCTCCCGGCCCGATCCTTCGACGCGGTGATGTGCGCCTACGGGATGCGCAACATCGACGACAACGAGCTGGTTCTGAAAAAGCTCTCGGGTCTCCTGCGCCGCGGCGGCAAGCTCGTCATTCTCGAATTCTTCCGGCCGGAGGGTCTGATCAACAAGATCTTCAACGCCACCTACGCCCAGTTCGTGATCCCGGTGATCGGCCACCTCGTCTCCGGCCATCCCGAAGCCTACCGCTACCTGCGCGACTCCGTCCGCCACTACTACACGCCGACGGCCTACCGGGAGCTCCTCAAGCACACCGGCTTCCGGAACGTCTCCGTCCGCGCCCTGACCGGAGGCGTGACCCATTTGGTCTCGGCGGAGGCCTCGTGA
- a CDS encoding UbiX family flavin prenyltransferase has product MKLVVGISGASGAIYAKRLLDFLKTTPHEVHLTASENALAIGRDEAGIDYKEIGYPFFGHRDFTAPFASGSAKYDALVVIPCSMGTLGRVAHGYSDDLLARAADVFFKERRKILLVPRETPFSLIHIENMRLVTLAGATVIPAIPSFYSKPRTIEEAVDTVIARVLDHLGVDNRLRTRWQER; this is encoded by the coding sequence GTGAAGCTGGTCGTGGGAATCAGCGGGGCCAGCGGGGCCATCTATGCCAAAAGGCTCCTCGATTTTCTGAAAACGACGCCCCACGAGGTCCATCTGACCGCGAGCGAGAACGCCCTGGCGATCGGGCGGGATGAGGCGGGGATCGACTACAAGGAAATCGGATACCCCTTTTTCGGACATCGGGACTTCACCGCCCCTTTCGCGAGCGGTTCCGCGAAGTACGACGCCCTGGTCGTGATCCCCTGCAGCATGGGGACACTGGGGCGAGTCGCCCATGGATACTCCGACGACCTGCTCGCCCGGGCCGCCGACGTCTTTTTCAAGGAGCGCCGCAAGATCCTCTTGGTGCCCCGCGAGACGCCGTTCAGCCTCATCCACATCGAAAACATGAGGCTCGTGACGCTGGCCGGGGCGACGGTGATCCCGGCGATCCCGTCCTTTTACTCCAAGCCCAGGACCATCGAAGAGGCCGTGGACACGGTGATCGCACGCGTCCTGGACCATCTGGGCGTCGACAATCGCCTCCGGACGCGCTGGCAGGAACGATGA
- a CDS encoding UbiA-like polyprenyltransferase: MISLNPMLSKVRHVSGMLKLSHTVFALPFALASMLAAAGGLPSWRLAALILLAMVTARNAGMAFNRYLDAGIDARNPRTASRHVPQGLLSGRFVLVFSLVNALLFLAVARAINPLCLALSPAALALLFGYSYMKRVSSLSHLVLGLVLGSSPIAAWIAVRGTFNPPPFVLGLAVAFWVAGFDVIYATQDHDFDRREGLHSLVVRFGVARALVIARVFHAATIVLFVAFGLLLRSPWPYFATIALTAALLTYEHSLVKAEDLSRVNAAFFTVNGFISLIFLAGIALAIINY; encoded by the coding sequence ATGATTTCCCTGAATCCAATGCTCTCCAAGGTCCGCCACGTCTCCGGGATGCTGAAACTGTCCCACACGGTCTTCGCCCTCCCTTTCGCCCTCGCTTCCATGTTGGCGGCGGCGGGGGGCCTGCCGTCCTGGAGACTCGCGGCCCTCATCCTTCTGGCGATGGTGACCGCCCGGAACGCCGGCATGGCCTTCAACCGCTATCTCGACGCCGGCATCGACGCGCGCAATCCCCGCACCGCCTCCCGCCACGTCCCTCAGGGCCTCCTCTCGGGGAGGTTCGTCCTCGTCTTTTCCCTGGTGAACGCCCTCCTCTTTCTGGCCGTCGCCCGCGCGATCAATCCCCTGTGTCTGGCCTTGTCCCCCGCCGCCCTGGCCCTACTGTTCGGCTACTCCTACATGAAGCGGGTCTCGTCCCTGTCCCACCTCGTTCTGGGCCTTGTCTTGGGATCGTCTCCGATCGCGGCCTGGATCGCCGTTCGCGGGACGTTCAACCCTCCCCCGTTCGTTCTGGGTCTCGCCGTCGCCTTTTGGGTGGCCGGCTTCGACGTCATTTACGCGACTCAAGACCACGATTTCGACCGCCGGGAAGGACTCCATTCCCTGGTGGTCCGGTTTGGCGTGGCACGCGCCCTCGTCATTGCCCGCGTTTTTCACGCGGCGACGATCGTCCTGTTCGTCGCCTTCGGCCTCCTCCTTCGTTCGCCGTGGCCCTATTTTGCGACGATCGCCCTCACGGCCGCCCTCCTCACCTACGAGCATTCGCTCGTCAAGGCGGAGGATCTGTCCCGCGTCAATGCGGCCTTCTTCACCGTCAATGGATTTATTTCGTTGATCTTCCTTGCGGGCATCGCTCTCGCCATTATAAATTATTAA